One Ricinus communis isolate WT05 ecotype wild-type chromosome 1, ASM1957865v1, whole genome shotgun sequence DNA window includes the following coding sequences:
- the LOC107260954 gene encoding auxin-responsive protein SAUR32, with protein sequence MGSGDKNHLNFHIHLPHLQFHHHHHPHHQGKKELKDIPKGCLAILVGQGEEQQRFVIPVIYMNHPLFVELLKEAEEEYGFDQKGPITIPCHVEEFRNVQGMIDKENSHPDHHHQHPPHVLCFRV encoded by the coding sequence ATGGGTAGTGGAGACAAAAACCACTTGAATTTCCATATCCACCTGCCACACCTTCAGtttcaccaccaccaccaccctCACCATCAAGGCAAGAAAgagttgaaagatataccaaaaGGGTGCTTAGCTATCCTGGTAGGACAAGGTGAAGAACAGCAAAGGTTTGTGATTCCTGTAATTTACATGAATCATCCACTGTTCGTGGAGTTACTGAAAGAAGCTGAGGAAGAGTATGGATTTGATCAGAAAGGCCCCATCACCATCCCATGCCATGTTGAGGAGTTTCGAAATGTTCAAGGCATGATCGACAAGGAGAATTCCCATCCAGATCACCACCACCAGCACCCCCCTCATGTTTTGTGCTTTAGGGTTTGA